A stretch of the Marivirga tractuosa DSM 4126 genome encodes the following:
- a CDS encoding sodium:solute symporter has product MSPILVITVISVYFLVLMGISYLTSRKNDNLTFFTANRQSPWYLVAFGMIGASLSGVTFISVPGEVGNTAFAYFQVVMGYLVGYLVIATVLLPLYYRLNLISIYTYLEQRFGKYSYKSGAFFFLLSRIVGSSFRLFLVAGVLQLAIFDAYGWPFSVTVAITIALIWLYTFRGGIKTIVWTDTLQTLFMISAVAISIYLMKDALDMSWFQLTEKVSASGYSEIFVWDWQSGQNFFKQFISGAFIAIVMTGLDQDMMQKNLTCRSLKDAQKNMFWFCIVLVIVNFMFLSMGALLYIYAGEMNIAIPTRTDDLYPLLALEHFPLIAGVVFLLGIIAAAYSSADSALTALTTSFCVDFLGLGQDDKPISKKIRIRVHLAFSVILFLVIIAFKAINDQSVITAVFKAAGYTYGPILGLFTFGLITKYQLKDQWVPVVAVVSPILSYIINDNSEIWFSGYKFGFEILVVNGLLTFFGLFLIKKSKLELAD; this is encoded by the coding sequence ATGAGTCCAATACTGGTTATTACAGTCATTTCCGTTTACTTCTTGGTTTTAATGGGGATTTCCTATCTTACTTCGCGTAAAAATGACAATCTTACATTTTTCACCGCCAACAGACAATCGCCTTGGTATTTGGTGGCATTTGGGATGATCGGAGCTTCTCTTTCTGGGGTGACCTTCATAAGTGTGCCAGGCGAAGTAGGCAATACTGCATTTGCTTATTTTCAAGTGGTAATGGGTTATTTGGTGGGATATCTCGTGATTGCCACGGTCTTACTTCCTCTTTATTATCGACTTAATCTAATCAGTATTTATACTTATCTGGAACAAAGATTTGGAAAATACTCCTATAAAAGTGGGGCATTTTTCTTTTTACTATCCCGAATAGTAGGATCTTCTTTTAGATTATTTTTAGTAGCTGGAGTTCTGCAATTAGCTATTTTCGATGCTTATGGTTGGCCTTTTTCGGTTACCGTTGCGATCACCATTGCATTAATCTGGCTCTATACTTTCCGTGGTGGGATCAAAACCATTGTCTGGACGGACACTCTACAAACTCTTTTCATGATTTCGGCAGTTGCCATCAGCATCTATTTAATGAAAGATGCTTTGGATATGTCATGGTTTCAGTTAACAGAAAAAGTTTCGGCTTCTGGCTATTCTGAAATTTTTGTATGGGATTGGCAAAGCGGTCAAAATTTCTTTAAGCAATTTATAAGCGGTGCTTTCATTGCCATAGTGATGACAGGCTTAGATCAGGATATGATGCAAAAAAACCTGACTTGTCGATCTTTGAAAGATGCACAGAAAAATATGTTTTGGTTTTGTATTGTTTTAGTGATTGTGAACTTCATGTTCCTGAGCATGGGAGCCCTGCTTTATATTTATGCTGGTGAAATGAATATTGCTATTCCAACGAGAACTGATGATTTATATCCACTGCTTGCATTAGAGCATTTCCCTTTAATTGCAGGAGTAGTTTTCCTTTTGGGCATAATTGCTGCAGCTTATTCAAGTGCTGATTCAGCCCTTACAGCTTTAACTACTTCTTTTTGTGTTGATTTCCTCGGTTTAGGACAAGACGATAAGCCCATTTCAAAGAAAATTCGAATCCGAGTACACTTGGCCTTTTCAGTCATTCTATTTTTGGTCATCATAGCATTCAAAGCCATTAATGATCAAAGCGTAATTACTGCTGTTTTTAAAGCGGCAGGTTATACTTACGGACCTATTTTAGGATTATTCACCTTTGGTTTAATTACCAAATATCAGTTAAAAGATCAATGGGTCCCTGTCGTTGCAGTTGTTTCACCTATTCTTTCATATATCATAAATGACAATTCAGAAATATGGTTCAGTGGCTATAAATTTGGTTTTGAAATACTGGTAGTCAACGGATTACTTACTTTCTTTGGATTATTTTTGATTAAAAAAAGTAAATTGGAACTTGCAGATTAA
- a CDS encoding ATP-dependent Clp protease adaptor ClpS translates to MSDFKIYYQFEEDKREEVLETTSDEDINDLIVYNDDVNTFDHVINTLIKVCKHSPEQAEQCTLLVHYKGKCAVKKGSFVDLIPYRQAIVDAGINAEIE, encoded by the coding sequence ATGAGTGATTTTAAGATATATTATCAGTTTGAAGAAGACAAAAGAGAAGAGGTTTTGGAAACGACCTCTGATGAGGATATCAATGATTTAATTGTATATAATGATGATGTGAATACATTTGACCACGTCATCAATACATTGATAAAAGTTTGTAAGCATTCTCCAGAGCAAGCCGAACAATGTACATTATTAGTACATTACAAAGGGAAATGCGCTGTAAAGAAAGGTTCTTTTGTTGACTTGATTCCTTACAGACAAGCTATAGTAGATGCAGGAATAAATGCCGAGATAGAATAA
- the recR gene encoding recombination mediator RecR: MEFSSKLIESAVNEFSKLPGIGKKTALRLVLHLLKQDENFTTDIAQSLVDMRQNIKYCKKCHNISDEVVCNICKSHKRDNSIICLVEDTRDVLAIENTSQYNGLYHVLGGIISPIEGIGPEDLTIDSLMERVSNSDSEVKEIIFGLSPTMEGDTTAFYISKKVKQFGIKTSTIARGIPIGGELEYADEITLGRSIVSRTAYE, translated from the coding sequence ATGGAGTTTTCCTCTAAATTAATTGAATCTGCAGTAAATGAATTTTCGAAGCTGCCTGGCATTGGAAAAAAGACTGCATTAAGATTAGTCCTACACTTATTAAAACAAGACGAAAATTTTACTACTGATATTGCGCAATCTCTTGTAGATATGCGTCAGAATATCAAATACTGTAAAAAATGCCACAATATTTCTGATGAAGTGGTTTGTAATATCTGCAAAAGTCATAAAAGGGATAATTCTATTATCTGCTTGGTGGAAGATACTCGTGATGTACTAGCAATAGAAAATACTTCTCAATACAATGGCTTGTACCATGTTTTAGGCGGAATTATTTCTCCTATTGAAGGAATTGGACCAGAAGACCTGACTATAGATAGTTTGATGGAAAGAGTTTCGAACTCAGATTCAGAAGTAAAAGAAATCATTTTCGGACTGTCTCCCACTATGGAAGGCGATACCACTGCTTTCTATATCAGCAAGAAAGTAAAGCAGTTTGGTATTAAAACCAGCACTATTGCCAGAGGAATTCCAATTGGTGGTGAGCTGGAATATGCAGATGAAATTACTTTGGGTAGAAGTATTGTGAGTCGAACGGCTTACGAATAG
- a CDS encoding M14 metallopeptidase family protein: MKKLFTLILIFFLTSALFAQNLQSPEQKLGYSLGDKFTFHHQVVDYFKYLAENSDQIILKKYGETYEGRPLYYAVISSKENIANLDEIQRQNLAQTGLKGSFEAVADKALVWLSYNIHGNEASSTEASMKTAFELLNGGMESEEWLKNTVVIMDPCVNPDGRDRYANFYRRYGAMDFNPNLEAVEHDEPWPGGRPNHYLFDLNRDWAWQTQTESKARMKAYHEWMPHIHVDFHEQSINSPYYFAPAAEPLHEVITDWQKDFQIQIGKNHAKYFDQNNWLYFTRERFDLFYPSYGDTYPTFNGAIGMTYEQAGNGRAGLGALTYLGDTLTLKDRLEHHFTTGMSTVEIASQNAEKLNTEFRKYFSKNINNPEDQFKTYIIKWTEAKKGEIKILLGFLEDQKIEVGQVGKDQKLSGYSFFERKESGFISNKKDLVISAYQPKSTLIQALFDPKPQYSDSLTYDITAWAIPYAYGLETYGLKSKIGSQPIVNTKFVQENLPPAYAYAVRWESFNSAQFLAEALKKDVNVRIAYKNLNFSSNQFAKGSLIITQTNNEHIKNLNEELLKLANQFEIEVFPISTGFSDKIYDIGSSEIQFLQAPKIAVLMDEGVSSLAYGEIWHFFEQSLDYPITSIRLNRLDRINLSYYDQIILPSGSYSNLSEEGRTRLESFSKSGGKLIVMGSAISLFSDKDNENLKSKEDETTEEALALYENAERKRLSSSIFGAIYDIQLDSSHPLAFGLGDQYFSLKTSGKAYDYLPNGWNVGVIKSKNSHVAGFAGFKAKEKQLNSMVFGVESSGRGEIVYLQDDPLFRAFWHQGKMLFANALFMVGND; encoded by the coding sequence ATGAAAAAACTCTTTACTCTCATTCTCATATTTTTCCTTACAAGTGCTTTGTTTGCTCAAAATCTTCAAAGTCCTGAGCAAAAGTTAGGATATTCATTGGGCGATAAATTTACTTTTCATCATCAAGTTGTAGATTATTTCAAATATCTAGCTGAAAATTCTGATCAAATTATCTTAAAGAAATATGGTGAAACTTATGAAGGAAGACCACTTTATTATGCAGTGATTTCTTCAAAAGAAAATATAGCAAATCTTGACGAAATACAGCGTCAAAACCTTGCGCAAACAGGGCTGAAAGGCAGTTTTGAAGCTGTTGCAGATAAGGCTTTGGTATGGCTGAGCTACAATATTCATGGTAATGAAGCCTCATCAACCGAAGCATCCATGAAAACAGCTTTTGAATTATTGAATGGAGGAATGGAAAGTGAGGAATGGCTAAAAAATACTGTAGTCATAATGGATCCTTGTGTAAACCCAGATGGAAGAGATCGTTATGCTAATTTTTACAGAAGATATGGCGCAATGGATTTTAATCCTAATTTAGAAGCTGTAGAACATGATGAGCCATGGCCAGGTGGTCGACCAAACCACTATTTATTTGATTTGAATAGGGATTGGGCATGGCAAACACAAACTGAATCAAAAGCTAGAATGAAAGCATATCATGAATGGATGCCTCATATTCATGTCGATTTTCATGAACAATCCATCAATAGTCCTTATTATTTTGCTCCTGCAGCTGAGCCACTTCATGAGGTGATTACGGATTGGCAAAAGGATTTTCAAATCCAAATCGGTAAAAATCATGCAAAATATTTTGACCAAAATAATTGGCTATACTTTACCCGCGAAAGGTTTGATTTGTTCTATCCAAGTTATGGAGATACTTATCCAACTTTCAATGGTGCAATAGGAATGACTTATGAACAGGCTGGTAATGGCAGAGCAGGTTTAGGAGCTTTAACTTATTTAGGAGATACGCTTACTTTAAAAGATAGGCTAGAACATCATTTTACTACAGGTATGAGTACGGTTGAGATAGCTTCTCAAAATGCTGAAAAGCTGAATACAGAATTCAGGAAATACTTCTCTAAAAATATTAACAATCCTGAAGATCAATTTAAAACCTATATCATAAAATGGACTGAGGCTAAAAAAGGGGAAATCAAAATCTTATTAGGCTTTTTGGAAGATCAAAAAATAGAAGTAGGACAAGTAGGGAAAGATCAGAAGCTCAGCGGATATAGCTTTTTTGAAAGAAAGGAAAGTGGTTTCATTTCAAATAAAAAGGATTTAGTAATTAGTGCCTATCAACCAAAATCTACCTTAATCCAAGCACTGTTCGATCCTAAGCCACAATATAGTGATTCCCTTACTTATGATATAACCGCTTGGGCGATTCCTTATGCTTATGGATTGGAAACCTATGGTTTGAAAAGTAAAATTGGTTCTCAGCCTATTGTAAATACAAAATTTGTTCAAGAAAATTTACCTCCTGCTTATGCATATGCTGTCAGATGGGAGTCTTTCAATTCTGCTCAGTTTTTGGCAGAAGCACTCAAAAAAGATGTAAATGTTAGAATTGCTTATAAAAACTTGAATTTTAGTAGTAATCAATTTGCAAAAGGAAGTTTAATTATTACTCAAACTAATAATGAACATATCAAGAATCTTAATGAAGAATTGTTGAAGCTTGCAAATCAATTTGAGATTGAAGTTTTTCCTATATCGACAGGTTTCTCGGATAAAATATATGATATAGGTTCATCGGAAATCCAATTTTTACAAGCACCAAAAATAGCAGTCTTAATGGATGAAGGTGTTTCTTCTCTTGCATATGGTGAAATATGGCATTTTTTCGAGCAGTCATTAGATTACCCAATTACTAGCATAAGGTTGAACAGACTTGATAGAATCAATCTTTCATATTATGATCAGATTATTTTGCCGTCAGGCAGTTATTCCAATTTATCAGAAGAAGGAAGAACTCGACTAGAAAGTTTTTCTAAGTCAGGAGGAAAGCTTATCGTGATGGGCTCTGCCATATCGCTTTTTTCTGATAAAGATAATGAAAATTTAAAGTCAAAAGAGGATGAAACTACAGAGGAAGCTCTGGCTTTATACGAAAATGCAGAAAGAAAGCGGTTGTCAAGCAGTATTTTCGGAGCTATTTATGATATCCAGCTGGATAGTAGTCATCCGCTCGCTTTTGGTTTAGGAGATCAATATTTTAGTCTGAAAACTTCTGGTAAAGCCTATGACTATCTGCCAAATGGCTGGAATGTTGGGGTAATTAAATCGAAAAACAGTCATGTCGCAGGCTTTGCAGGATTCAAAGCAAAAGAAAAGCAGCTTAATAGCATGGTGTTTGGTGTTGAGTCCTCTGGACGTGGTGAAATTGTTTATTTACAAGACGATCCTCTTTTTAGAGCTTTTTGGCACCAAGGAAAAATGTTATTTGCCAATGCTTTATTTATGGTAGGAAATGATTAA
- a CDS encoding NAD-dependent epimerase/dehydratase family protein, with protein METNTILVIGANGQLGTELTTELRAIYGSANVIASDIQAPRKAPLPNEPFEQLDVMNAEKLAKIVDQYNITEIYMLAAILSAKGEQNPIFAWDLNMQSLLNVLEVARQKKLSKIYWPSSIAVFGPNSPVDNTPQDCVMDPNTVYGISKLAGERWCAYYHEKYGVDVRSLRYPGLIGYKSLPGGGTTDYAVDIFHKALNGEDFECYLREDSYLPMMYMPDAIKATIDLMQAPADKISVRSSYNLGALSFTPKDIYEVIKKQHPDFKITYNVDYRQKIADTWPNSIDDSQAQKDWNWKPAYTLEDMVEDILEKLPEYEF; from the coding sequence ATGGAAACGAATACGATATTAGTAATAGGAGCAAATGGTCAGCTAGGAACAGAGCTTACAACTGAATTGAGAGCGATTTATGGAAGCGCTAATGTAATTGCATCTGATATTCAAGCTCCAAGAAAAGCACCTCTTCCGAATGAGCCTTTTGAACAATTGGACGTCATGAATGCTGAAAAACTGGCTAAAATAGTTGATCAATATAATATCACTGAGATCTACATGCTAGCAGCGATATTATCTGCCAAGGGGGAGCAAAACCCGATTTTTGCATGGGATCTTAATATGCAAAGTCTGCTTAACGTCTTAGAAGTCGCCAGACAGAAAAAACTCTCGAAAATATATTGGCCAAGTTCAATTGCAGTATTTGGTCCAAACTCTCCAGTGGACAATACACCACAGGATTGCGTAATGGATCCTAATACAGTTTATGGCATCAGTAAATTAGCAGGGGAAAGATGGTGCGCCTATTACCATGAAAAATATGGTGTAGATGTTAGAAGTTTAAGATATCCAGGGTTGATTGGCTATAAATCATTGCCCGGCGGAGGAACTACTGACTATGCAGTTGACATTTTCCATAAGGCATTAAATGGTGAAGATTTCGAATGCTATTTGAGGGAAGATTCTTACCTCCCAATGATGTATATGCCAGATGCTATTAAAGCAACTATTGATCTAATGCAGGCACCTGCAGATAAAATAAGTGTTCGATCTAGTTACAATTTAGGAGCACTTAGTTTCACTCCAAAGGACATTTATGAAGTAATCAAAAAACAACATCCTGACTTTAAGATTACTTACAATGTAGATTACCGACAAAAGATTGCCGACACTTGGCCCAATAGCATAGATGATAGCCAAGCACAAAAAGACTGGAATTGGAAGCCGGCATATACTTTGGAAGATATGGTAGAAGATATTTTGGAGAAACTTCCTGAATACGAATTTTAG
- the hemA gene encoding glutamyl-tRNA reductase — protein MKENFKAISLSFKNAPIEIREQVSLNDEAIGRLLNYFKEFTTVSDVLVLSTCNRTEIYYFNEEELSEDIIKLIGIEKGISDFGSFKPYFEIINEHLPAVERLFRVAMGLEAQVVGDIQISNQVKRAYQLSADLQLAGPFLHRLMHTIFFTNKRVVQETPFRDGAASVSYAATELVKTLTSDIKNPRVLVVGVGEIGEDVCRNLVGDSRLSVKITNRTEEKAKALAAECNFGVHPFTELWEGVNEADVIVSSVGASEPIFTKEKVDALDILSFKYFIDLSVPRSVSNEVEENPAALVYNVDSVRSKADEALEKRITAIPQVEDIIEESMEEFNDWSKEMAVSPTINNLKNALEQIRQEELARYLKEIESEDRKIVDKVTKSMMQKILKLPVLQLKAACKRGEEETLIGVLNDLFNLEKDTEKK, from the coding sequence ATGAAAGAAAATTTCAAAGCAATAAGTTTATCATTCAAAAATGCCCCTATCGAAATTAGGGAGCAAGTCTCTCTTAATGACGAGGCTATTGGTAGATTATTGAACTATTTCAAAGAGTTTACCACTGTTTCCGATGTGTTGGTGCTATCCACTTGCAATAGAACAGAGATTTACTATTTCAATGAAGAAGAACTTTCTGAAGATATCATTAAATTAATAGGGATTGAAAAAGGAATCAGTGATTTTGGTTCATTTAAACCCTATTTTGAAATCATTAATGAACATTTACCAGCAGTTGAAAGGTTATTTAGAGTAGCAATGGGCTTAGAAGCTCAAGTTGTTGGTGATATTCAAATTTCAAATCAAGTAAAAAGAGCCTATCAACTTTCAGCTGATTTACAATTGGCAGGTCCTTTCTTGCATCGACTGATGCATACTATATTCTTTACCAATAAAAGAGTAGTGCAAGAAACTCCATTTAGAGATGGTGCTGCTTCAGTTTCTTATGCAGCAACTGAATTAGTGAAAACGCTAACTTCGGATATTAAGAATCCTAGGGTTTTGGTAGTAGGAGTAGGTGAAATAGGTGAAGACGTTTGTAGAAACCTTGTGGGAGATAGTAGGCTTTCAGTTAAAATCACCAATAGAACAGAAGAAAAAGCTAAGGCTTTAGCAGCAGAATGTAATTTTGGGGTCCATCCTTTTACTGAATTGTGGGAAGGTGTAAATGAGGCCGATGTAATTGTTTCTTCCGTGGGAGCATCAGAACCAATATTTACTAAAGAGAAGGTAGATGCTTTAGATATTTTAAGCTTCAAATATTTCATTGATTTATCCGTTCCTCGTTCAGTAAGTAATGAAGTAGAGGAAAATCCAGCTGCTTTGGTTTACAATGTTGACAGTGTGAGAAGTAAAGCGGATGAGGCTTTAGAAAAAAGAATTACGGCCATACCTCAAGTTGAGGATATTATTGAAGAGTCGATGGAGGAATTCAATGATTGGTCAAAAGAAATGGCTGTTTCTCCTACTATTAATAATCTCAAAAATGCACTTGAGCAGATAAGGCAAGAAGAACTTGCTCGTTATCTGAAAGAAATTGAAAGTGAGGACCGTAAAATTGTAGATAAGGTGACCAAGAGCATGATGCAAAAAATCTTGAAATTGCCTGTACTTCAATTAAAAGCTGCTTGCAAAAGGGGCGAAGAAGAAACCTTAATAGGGGTTTTAAATGATTTATTTAATCTTGAAAAAGATACTGAAAAAAAGTAA
- a CDS encoding porin family protein: MKRISIIFILFLCLVSSKEIRSQSYLGVKGGANIPFVNYADFTNTPISARFSTAYFVSSTFGISYRHMQSDKIGVQVDINYSTKGWGQNTLDSTNTVFTNTSITQIAYLEMPFYLHWQIFGTDKFKFFVDAGMYVAWALNASTTTENDQGLDQIQIYYSVENDNRGDFGLAGGVGLSYDFSVFVLQIDGTFKSGFANILPVNHFVRENPTVSTNQVTAIQLSLLFPLFKGSK, translated from the coding sequence ATGAAAAGAATATCCATAATTTTCATACTTTTTTTATGTCTTGTTTCTAGTAAAGAAATAAGGAGCCAATCTTATTTAGGGGTAAAAGGTGGTGCCAATATTCCTTTTGTGAATTATGCTGATTTCACAAATACACCTATTTCAGCCCGATTCTCAACTGCTTATTTTGTTAGTTCAACTTTTGGGATTTCTTATCGCCATATGCAAAGTGACAAAATTGGTGTTCAGGTTGATATAAATTATTCTACAAAAGGCTGGGGGCAAAACACTCTAGATTCTACCAATACCGTCTTTACGAATACTTCTATTACACAAATTGCATATTTAGAAATGCCTTTTTATTTGCACTGGCAAATTTTTGGGACGGATAAATTTAAATTTTTTGTAGATGCTGGAATGTATGTTGCATGGGCATTAAATGCTTCCACTACAACTGAGAATGATCAGGGGCTTGATCAAATTCAGATTTATTATTCTGTGGAGAATGATAATCGGGGAGATTTCGGTCTAGCAGGTGGAGTTGGATTGTCTTATGACTTCTCAGTTTTCGTTCTTCAAATAGATGGAACATTTAAATCAGGATTCGCCAATATTCTACCTGTAAATCATTTCGTACGGGAAAACCCTACCGTCTCTACTAATCAGGTAACCGCCATTCAATTAAGTTTACTTTTCCCACTTTTCAAAGGGTCGAAATAG
- a CDS encoding M23 family metallopeptidase, whose product MKSYLFLSLYIFFSTFLYAQQKPIEIHYKKSEEGFVFYANNTEPIPYTVKINFQKLENLYSRSGEKNFTRTIPANTSNLEILELKKMKVDKGTSFDFNFLYNIGDQSLEVDTEFPYLLPFKHGKRVRVGQGNNGAGTHRGINAIDFNLEIGDSIYAARSGIVVEVKEDSNVGGNDPKFEPYGNFIKVYHDDGTIGSYVHLVQKGSFVKKGDQIQKGQLIGISGNTGWSSGPHLHFMVAQNKDFRNITLPIKFLNYKKQLFIPLESNSYYAYHPDKPDFEVQDSFQESKFEAELKPSDLDNTIEFETEEYGDYVLIYVNNGMNTEMNGILKIQLKNLKSTKKLPYRFTVPAQTRMYLLALSPDDSGSSFGYQLSGEFN is encoded by the coding sequence ATGAAAAGCTACCTATTTTTATCCTTGTACATATTTTTTTCAACTTTTCTTTATGCGCAACAAAAACCTATTGAGATTCATTATAAGAAATCTGAGGAGGGCTTTGTGTTTTATGCTAATAATACTGAGCCAATTCCCTATACTGTTAAAATAAATTTTCAAAAGTTGGAGAATTTATACTCCCGATCAGGTGAGAAAAATTTCACAAGAACTATTCCTGCCAATACCTCCAATCTGGAAATTCTTGAACTAAAAAAAATGAAAGTAGATAAAGGGACTTCATTTGATTTTAATTTCCTCTATAATATCGGAGATCAATCGCTGGAAGTTGATACTGAATTTCCATATTTATTGCCTTTCAAACATGGGAAAAGAGTTAGAGTGGGGCAAGGTAATAATGGTGCTGGAACCCATAGAGGAATTAATGCGATTGACTTTAATTTAGAAATAGGAGATAGTATATATGCCGCCAGAAGTGGAATAGTGGTTGAGGTTAAGGAAGATTCTAATGTTGGTGGTAACGATCCAAAATTTGAGCCCTACGGTAATTTCATAAAAGTTTATCATGATGATGGTACAATTGGAAGTTATGTTCATTTAGTGCAAAAGGGGAGTTTTGTTAAAAAGGGAGATCAAATTCAAAAAGGGCAATTGATTGGGATTAGCGGAAATACTGGATGGAGTTCTGGCCCTCATTTACATTTTATGGTTGCTCAAAATAAAGATTTTCGAAATATTACCTTACCTATTAAATTTTTGAACTATAAAAAGCAATTGTTTATCCCGTTGGAGTCGAATAGCTATTATGCATACCATCCTGATAAGCCAGATTTTGAGGTTCAGGACAGTTTTCAAGAATCTAAGTTCGAAGCTGAATTAAAACCATCAGACTTGGACAATACAATAGAATTTGAAACAGAAGAATATGGCGACTACGTTTTGATCTATGTTAATAATGGGATGAATACAGAAATGAATGGGATTTTGAAAATACAATTGAAAAACCTGAAAAGCACTAAAAAATTGCCTTATAGATTCACTGTTCCAGCTCAAACGAGGATGTATTTATTGGCATTGAGCCCTGATGACAGCGGATCATCATTTGGATATCAACTTTCAGGAGAATTTAATTAG
- a CDS encoding DsbA family protein produces MEKAKLLYFYDPLCGWCFGFSPVIKKLEKDFQEQIDFEAISGGMVLGDRIKPLSEMKHYLQEAMPRLEEMTGVQFGKPYLEILEEGSLLLNSELPCIAMTVYKSMTNKSSIDFASALQSALYENGVNLNEIDNYQELVESFDLPWEVFRSKMEDSAYKEKTYQEFQIGQQMGIGGFPSVVLSIGKQGYLIARGYRPESEMKTVIEEILSKETADSK; encoded by the coding sequence ATGGAAAAAGCAAAATTATTATATTTTTACGATCCTTTGTGTGGATGGTGTTTTGGATTTAGTCCGGTAATTAAGAAACTGGAAAAAGATTTTCAGGAACAAATAGATTTTGAAGCCATTAGTGGTGGAATGGTGCTTGGTGATAGAATAAAACCTCTGAGTGAGATGAAGCATTACTTACAAGAAGCAATGCCTCGCTTGGAGGAAATGACTGGAGTTCAATTTGGTAAACCCTACCTAGAGATTTTGGAAGAGGGAAGCTTATTGCTTAATTCTGAATTGCCTTGCATTGCTATGACGGTCTACAAATCTATGACCAACAAATCAAGCATTGATTTTGCCTCTGCTCTACAGTCAGCTTTATATGAAAACGGAGTAAACCTCAATGAGATTGATAATTACCAGGAATTAGTAGAAAGCTTTGACTTGCCTTGGGAAGTATTTAGAAGTAAAATGGAAGACTCAGCTTACAAAGAAAAAACTTATCAAGAATTTCAAATTGGTCAGCAAATGGGAATTGGTGGCTTTCCATCAGTTGTTCTAAGTATTGGCAAACAAGGCTATCTAATTGCAAGAGGCTATAGGCCAGAGTCAGAAATGAAAACTGTAATTGAAGAAATACTCAGTAAAGAAACAGCTGATTCAAAATAA